Proteins found in one Magnolia sinica isolate HGM2019 chromosome 5, MsV1, whole genome shotgun sequence genomic segment:
- the LOC131246197 gene encoding LRR receptor-like serine/threonine-protein kinase SIK1 isoform X2, with protein MEVVFMYVGQLCYTKNQAFRTLKWAPPVRWPTSCHCSSSNDFRQRDLKGNQLTGSIPDEISNCILLKSLYLSSNLLYGDIPFSTSRLKQFEELTLKNYQLTGPIPSTLSQMPNLKTLDLAQNQLTGDIPMLIYWNEVLQYLGLRGNLLTGTLSPDMCLCDVRGNNLSGSIPDNIGNCTRLMTWTLLSMTTDGNIRFLDPSQDSRTTGQ; from the exons ATGGAAGTGGTGTTCATGTATGTAGGGCAGTTGTGctacaccaaaaatcaggcctttcGAActctcaagtgggctccacctgttaGATGGCCTACAAGTTGTCACTGCTCCTCATCAAACGACTTCCGCCAAAG AGATTTGAAGGGGAATCAGCTGACCGGGTCAATCCCTGATGAGATCAGCAACTGCATCTTGCTGAAATCTCT GTATTTGTCCAGTAACTTGCTATATGGAGATATTCCGTTCTCGACATCTAGGCTCAAACAGTTTGAGGAATT GACATTAAAGAACTATCAGTTAACAGGGCCTATCCCTTCAACCCTTTCACAGATGCCAAATCTCAAAACTCT ggATCTTGCTCAGAATCAGCTCACTGGTGACATTCCGATGCTGATTTACTGGAATGAAGTATTGCAGTATCT tgggttgCGGGGGAATTTGCTGACGGGAACATTGTCTCCTGATATGTGCCTATG TGATGTGAGGGGCAATAACCTCTCAGGATCCATACCGGATAACATTGGGAATTGTACGAGACTAATGACATGGACTCTGCTGAGCATGACCACTGATGGGAATATCAGATTTTTAGACCCCTCCCAAGACAGTAGAACAACAGGCCAATGA
- the LOC131246197 gene encoding LRR receptor-like serine/threonine-protein kinase SIK1 isoform X1, with protein sequence MEVVFMYVGQLCYTKNQAFRTLKWAPPVRWPTSCHCSSSNDFRQRDLKGNQLTGSIPDEISNCILLKSLYLSSNLLYGDIPFSTSRLKQFEELTLKNYQLTGPIPSTLSQMPNLKTLDLAQNQLTGDIPMLIYWNEVLQYLGLRGNLLTGTLSPDMCLWYFDVRGNNLSGSIPDNIGNCTRLMTWTLLSMTTDGNIRFLDPSQDSRTTGQ encoded by the exons ATGGAAGTGGTGTTCATGTATGTAGGGCAGTTGTGctacaccaaaaatcaggcctttcGAActctcaagtgggctccacctgttaGATGGCCTACAAGTTGTCACTGCTCCTCATCAAACGACTTCCGCCAAAG AGATTTGAAGGGGAATCAGCTGACCGGGTCAATCCCTGATGAGATCAGCAACTGCATCTTGCTGAAATCTCT GTATTTGTCCAGTAACTTGCTATATGGAGATATTCCGTTCTCGACATCTAGGCTCAAACAGTTTGAGGAATT GACATTAAAGAACTATCAGTTAACAGGGCCTATCCCTTCAACCCTTTCACAGATGCCAAATCTCAAAACTCT ggATCTTGCTCAGAATCAGCTCACTGGTGACATTCCGATGCTGATTTACTGGAATGAAGTATTGCAGTATCT tgggttgCGGGGGAATTTGCTGACGGGAACATTGTCTCCTGATATGTGCCTATGGTACTT TGATGTGAGGGGCAATAACCTCTCAGGATCCATACCGGATAACATTGGGAATTGTACGAGACTAATGACATGGACTCTGCTGAGCATGACCACTGATGGGAATATCAGATTTTTAGACCCCTCCCAAGACAGTAGAACAACAGGCCAATGA
- the LOC131246199 gene encoding uncharacterized protein LOC131246199 gives MKFSLVKWNNYTLGVSGSPEGSPQRCNSIDQSTAPVIFIEDPNMSPLLFQRQDEGKHSCPSRRRLAMLLTCSSTGMLMATKITAPGLGLLVTISPSSSSLCNSHTFCSFCSFFLSDFNF, from the exons ATGAAATTTTCACTAGTCAAATGGAACAACTACACATTAGGTGTAAGTGGCTCACCGGAAGGATCCCCTCAAAGATGTAACTCAATAGATCAGTCGACTGCTCCCGTTATATTTATAGAGGATCCAAACATGAGCCCTTTGCTTTTTCAGAGACAAGATGAG GGAAAACACTCGTGTCCATCAAGGCGTCGTTTAGCAATGTTGCTAACATGCTCCTCGACTGGAATGCTGATGGCAACGAAGATCACTGCTCCTGGCTTGGGGTTGCTTGTGACAATCTCTCCTTCGTCGTCGTCTCTTTGTAACTCACATACCTTCTGTTCTTTTTGTTCTTTCTTCTTATCTGATTTCAACTTCTAA
- the LOC131246198 gene encoding peptidyl-prolyl cis-trans isomerase-like — MPNPKVFFNMTVSGAPACRIVMELYADTTPRTAKNFQALYTAKKGTGRSGKPLHYKGSSFHRVIPNFMCQGGDFTVGNGTGGESIYGSKFADENFIKKHTGPGILSMANAGLGTNGSQFFICTAKTEWLNGKHVVFSQVVEGMDIVKVIEKLGSSSGRTSKPVVIADCGQLY; from the coding sequence ATGCCAAACCCCAAGGTCTTCTTCAACATGACCGTCAGTGGGGCCCCTGCCTGCCGGATTGTGATGGAGCTCTACGCAGACACAACCCCACGGACGGCTAAGAACTTCCAGGCCCTCTACACCGCCAAGAAGGGCACAGGGCGTTCCGGCAAGCCCCTCCACTACAAGGGCTCAAGCTTTCACCGAGTCATTCCGAATTTCATGTGCCAGGGCGGCGATTTCACTGTCGGAAACGGCACCGGCGGCGAGTCGATCTACGGCTCCAAGTTCGCCGACGAGAATTTCATCAAGAAGCACACCGGCCCCGGGATCCTATCCATGGCCAACGCCGGACTGGGAACGAACGGCTCCCAGTTCTTCATCTGTACGGCCAAGACGGAGTGGCTCAATGGGAAGCACGTCGTGTTCAGTCAGGTCGTTGAGGGTATGGATATCGTAAAGGTGATTGAGAAGCTGGGGTCCTCATCTGGGAGGACCTCGAAGCCGGTTGTGATCGCTGATTGCGGTCAGCTCTAttga